The following nucleotide sequence is from Lysobacter panacisoli.
GGTCATCGCGATCATTCCTGCCGCCGACCGCGGCAAGGCCACCGTGAAGGTGCGCATCGCGCTGAAGGTGAAGGACCCGCGCATCGTCCCGGACATGGGCGTGCGAGTGAGCTTCCTGGAAGCGAGCAAGCCCGATCAGCCGGCGCAGAAGCCGGGCGTGCTGGTGCCGGCGGCGGCGCTGTCGACGCGCGACGGCAAGCAGGTCGCGTTCGTCGTCAACGATGAGAAGGCGCAGCGCCGCGATGTCACCGTCGGCCGCAGCCTGGGCGAGGACCGCGAGGTCACCCAGGGTCTCTCAGGCGGTGAGACGGTGGTGCTGGATCCTCCCGCCGGGCTTGCCGACGGCGACCGCGTGCGCGTGGTCGTCGAAGGCGACGCCGAATCCGAACCTGCAAGCGAGTAAGGCCTTACGAAGTACCCAGCAGTCCCCCTTCTACCGTTTCGAGGACGTCGCAATGGCTACGCTGGTTTCGATCCGCAATCTAAGGAAGAACTATCAACGCGGTCCGGAGAAGGTGGAGGTGCTGCACGGCATCGACCTCGACATTCCGAAGGGCGACTTCGTTGCGCTGATGGGCCCGTCGGGCTCCGGCAAGACGACGCTGCTCAACCTCATCGGCGGACTGGATTCGCCCAGCGGCGGCGAGATCCAGGTCGACGGCCAGCGCATCGACACGATGACCGCCGGCCAGCTCTCGCACTGGCGCAGCCAGAACGTCGGCTTCGTGTTCCAGTTCTACAACCTGATGCCGACGCTCAACGCGCAGAAGAATGTCGAGCTGCCGCTGCTGCTGACCAAGCTGTCGTCCGCGCAGCGCAAGCGCAACGCCGAGATCGCGCTGCAGCTGGTGGGCCTGGCCGAGCGCGGCAAGCATCGTCCGAACGAACTGTCGGGCGGCCAGCAGCAGCGCGTGGCGATCGCGCGCGCGATCGTTTCCGACCCGACGCTGCTGATCTGCGACGAACCGACCGGCGACCTGGATCGCCAGTCCGCCGAGGAGATCCTCGCGCTGCTGCAGTCGCTCAACCGCGACCACGGCAAGACCATCCTGATGGTCACGCACGATCCCAAGGCCGCCGACCACGCACAGCGCACCATCCACCTCGACAAGGGCACGCTGGTCGAGCGCGAGCTCGCCGTCGAGCACTGAGCCGGTCCGCTTCTCCCGCACGCGGGGGAAGACCACATTCGAGGATGCGCAGATGAAATACCTGCACCTTATCTGGGCCGCGCTGTTCCGCAGCAAGACCCGCACATTCCTGACGCTGTTGTCGGTGGTCACCGCATTCCTGCTGTTCGGCATGCTCGATTCCGTCCGCGTGGCGTTCAACTCCAGCGCCAACGTGTCCGGCTACGACCGCCTGATCACGACCTCGCGCCTGTCGATCACGCAGTCGCTGCCGTATCGCCTGCAAACGCAGATCGAGACCGTCCCGGGCGTGAAGAAGGCGTCGTACGCGACCTGGTTCGGCGGCATCTACCAGGATCCGAAGAACTTCTTCCCGAACTTCGCCGTCGGCCCGGGCTACATCGAGCTGTATCCGGAATACGTGATGCCCGCCGACCAGCTCAAGGCGTTCTACGCCACGCAGGACGGCGCCATCGTCGGCGAGGCGCTGGCCAAGCTGCACGGCTGGAAGATCGGCGACACGATCCCGCTGCAGGCCACGATCTTCCCGACCAAGGGCAGCAACAACTGGAACTTCAAGCTGGTCGGCATCTTCCACATGAACGACAACAAGCGGAAGGGCGAAGAAAAGCAGCTGATGTTCAACTGGAAGTACTTCGACGAGGCCAACGACTACATCAAGGGCCAGGTCCACTGGTACGTCGTCGACGTCGCCGATGCCGGCCAGTCGAACCGGGTCGCGCAGGCCATCGACAAGCTGTCCGACAACTCCGACCACGAAACCAAGACGCAGACCGAACAGGCATTCAACCAGGCGTTCTTCAAGCAGATCGGCGACATCGGCCTGATCGTCACCTCGATCATGGGCGCGGTGTTCTTCACCCTGGTGCTGCTGACCGGCAACACGATGGCGCAGGCGGTGCGCGAGCGCATCCCCGAACTGGCCGTGCTCAAGACCATCGGCTTCTCCAACCGCAGCGTGCTGTGGCTGGTGCTGGCCGAAGCGACCTTGCTGGTGGTGCTGGGCGGGCTGATCGGACTGGGCCTGGCCGCGCTGATCATGCCGGCGGTGAGCCAGGCCAGCATGGGCCTGATCCAGCTGCCGAACGTGCCGGCCGCGACGTGGGGACTGGGCGTGGCGATGATGATCGTCATCGGCGTGGTCGTCGGCCTGCTGCCGGCGCTGCGCGCGATGCGCCTGAACATCGTCGATGCCCTGGCCGGACGCTGAGGAGAGAGCCATGAAATTCCTGAAGAATGCAGGCGTCATCGCGATCCTGTTGGCGTGCCTGGTGGTGTGGATCCTGCTGCCCTGGTACGCGGTGCTGGCGCTCGTCGTGGCGTTGGCGCTGTGGCTGGTGCTGACGCGCAGCGGACGCCTGGCGCTGGAAGCCACGCGCATCGGCATCGCCAGCCTGCCGCAACGCTGGGGCGCATCGAGCGTGATCGTGGTCGGTATCGCCGGCGTGGTCGGCGTGCTGGTGGCGATGCTGGCGATGGGCGCGGGCTTCGAGGCCACGCTCAAGCAGACCGGTAACGACTCCACCGCGATCATCCTGCGCGGCGGTTCGCAGGCGGAGACCAACTCGGTCATCACCCGCGACCAGGTGCCGCTGATCGGCGCGCTCGCCGGCATCGCCAAGGGCGCCGATGGACGCCCGGCGATCTCGCCCGAACTGTCGCAGGTGGTGAACATGGTGACCCGCGCGGACCATACCGATGCCAACGCGCAGCTGCGTGGCGTCGGCGAGGCGGCGTGGGCGCTGCGGCCGCAGGTGAAGATCGTCGAGGGCCGCAGGTTCAACCCCGGCATGCGTGAACTGGTGATCGGCCAGGGCGCGCGCAAGCAGTACGTCGACCAGCAGTTCAACGACCTCAAGCCGGGCTCGCAGATCGAACTCGCCAACCAGATCTGGACCGTGGTCGGCTTCTTCGCGTCGGGCGATTCGCACGACTCGGAACTGTGGGCCGACGGTGAGACGCTCGCGTCGACCTATCGCCGCAATGCGTACCAGTCGGTGACCGTGCAGCTCGATGGCAAGGACGGCTTCAAGCAGCTCAAGGCCGCGATGGCCGCCGACCCGCGACTCAAGCTCGACGTCGACACCACCCGTCACTACTACGCCAAGCAGTCGGAGGGGTTGAGCAAGTTCCTGCGCGTGCTCGGCATCGTGATCGGTTCGATCATGGCGGTGGGCGCGGTGTTCGGTGCGCTCAACACGATGTACGCCGCCGTCGCCGGACGCGCGCGCGAGATCGCGACGATGCGTGCGATCGGTTTCCGCGGGCTGCCGGTCGTCGTGGCCGTGATGCTGGAGACGATGCTGCTGGCGCTGATCGGCGGCCTGGTCGGCGGCGCGATCGCGTGGCTGCTGTTCAACGGCTACAGCGTCTCGACACTGGGCAACAACTTCAGCCAGGTGATGTTCCAGTTCAAGGTATCGCCGGACCTGCTGTGGAACGGCATCAAGTGGGCGCTGGGCATCGGCCTGATCGGCGGCCTGTTCCCGGCCCTGCGCGCGGCGCGGTTGCCGGTGACGGAGGCGTTGCGCGCGGCGTGATCGCAACGTGTTGGCTGCACAAGCGAAAGGCCGCGAGCGATCGCGGCCTTTCTTTTTTGACTTCCTGCTCGTCATTCCCGCGAAGGCGGGAATCCAGCTATGCGATGCATCACGCTCTCCGGAGGCCGTGACGCGCCGGGAGCCTGGATCCCCGCCTTCGCGGGGATGACAGCTCAGGGCGCCTTACATCGACGTGCGCTCGGCCTCGATCTTGCCGAGCAGCCATTGCAGTCCCGCCAGGTGCTGCTGGTCGTGGCTGCACAGGTAGTGCACCAGGCTGCGCAGCGTGAGCGGACCGTAGCCTTCGAATACCGCGGTGCGGGCGAGCTGTC
It contains:
- a CDS encoding ABC transporter ATP-binding protein — translated: MATLVSIRNLRKNYQRGPEKVEVLHGIDLDIPKGDFVALMGPSGSGKTTLLNLIGGLDSPSGGEIQVDGQRIDTMTAGQLSHWRSQNVGFVFQFYNLMPTLNAQKNVELPLLLTKLSSAQRKRNAEIALQLVGLAERGKHRPNELSGGQQQRVAIARAIVSDPTLLICDEPTGDLDRQSAEEILALLQSLNRDHGKTILMVTHDPKAADHAQRTIHLDKGTLVERELAVEH
- a CDS encoding ABC transporter permease; protein product: MKYLHLIWAALFRSKTRTFLTLLSVVTAFLLFGMLDSVRVAFNSSANVSGYDRLITTSRLSITQSLPYRLQTQIETVPGVKKASYATWFGGIYQDPKNFFPNFAVGPGYIELYPEYVMPADQLKAFYATQDGAIVGEALAKLHGWKIGDTIPLQATIFPTKGSNNWNFKLVGIFHMNDNKRKGEEKQLMFNWKYFDEANDYIKGQVHWYVVDVADAGQSNRVAQAIDKLSDNSDHETKTQTEQAFNQAFFKQIGDIGLIVTSIMGAVFFTLVLLTGNTMAQAVRERIPELAVLKTIGFSNRSVLWLVLAEATLLVVLGGLIGLGLAALIMPAVSQASMGLIQLPNVPAATWGLGVAMMIVIGVVVGLLPALRAMRLNIVDALAGR
- a CDS encoding ABC transporter permease; translated protein: MKFLKNAGVIAILLACLVVWILLPWYAVLALVVALALWLVLTRSGRLALEATRIGIASLPQRWGASSVIVVGIAGVVGVLVAMLAMGAGFEATLKQTGNDSTAIILRGGSQAETNSVITRDQVPLIGALAGIAKGADGRPAISPELSQVVNMVTRADHTDANAQLRGVGEAAWALRPQVKIVEGRRFNPGMRELVIGQGARKQYVDQQFNDLKPGSQIELANQIWTVVGFFASGDSHDSELWADGETLASTYRRNAYQSVTVQLDGKDGFKQLKAAMAADPRLKLDVDTTRHYYAKQSEGLSKFLRVLGIVIGSIMAVGAVFGALNTMYAAVAGRAREIATMRAIGFRGLPVVVAVMLETMLLALIGGLVGGAIAWLLFNGYSVSTLGNNFSQVMFQFKVSPDLLWNGIKWALGIGLIGGLFPALRAARLPVTEALRAA